The Verrucomicrobium spinosum DSM 4136 = JCM 18804 DNA segment CTGATTGCAAAGGTGGCGGGCAGTCACCTGCAGACAGGTGATTCCCTGTTGGATCTGGGTTGCGGAGCGGGGAATATGACGTTGCGCATCATGCAGGAGACGGGCCCTCTGCACTGCCATCTGGTGGACTTGAGCCAGCCCATGCTGACCCGGGCGCTGGACCGCGCCACGGCAGCGAACGCCGCCAGCGTGCACCCCACCCAAGCAGACTTGCGAACGCTGGAGTTCGAGGCATTACAATTCGATGCGGTGGTGGCTGGCGCAGTGTTGCATCATTTGCGAGACGACGCAGACTGGGAACACGTGTTCCGCCAAATCCGCCGGTGGCTGAAGCCAGGCGGACGCCTGTATGTGGCCGACCTCATCACCTTTGACGACCCCACCATCCAGAGAATCATGTGGGACCGCTACGGCGAACACCTCACCGGTCTGGGCGGCACAGGTTACCGGGACAAGGTCTTCGCCTACATCGACAAGGAGGACACTCCAAGATCCCTGCCCTATCAGTTGAACCTGTGCCGCAAGGCGGGGTTCACCTCATGGGAGGTGCTGCACCGCAACGGCGTCTTCGCCTGCTATTTGGCAGAAGTGTAGCGCATCAGCACACTAGAGATTCGCCAGGATGATCGCGCTGCCCACTGCTGTCGCCATCTGCCTCCAAGACAACTGCCACGCAGTGCGCCAGCCCAGTTCCCGGCCCACCGTCCACAGCGTCACCAGGCAGGCACTGAAGGTGGACATGAGCCAGACCGCTATGAAAACCTGCATCCCGCTCATGCCATGCAGGATGGCTCCATCCGCCGCATTGAGGGCCAGCATGCCATCTTTGCGAATGATGGAAAAGACCAGAGCTGGGGCGGCGTCAACAGGCAGCCCCACCCATCGGAGCGCCGGGGCCAGCCATTGCCCAAGATGAGCCAACACCCCTAACTGCTCCAATGCTGCTGCCACCACGCAGATTCCTAGAAACAACGGCATGGCCTGCAGGAGAAACTGCTTCAGGATCGCCCGGACACGCCAGAAGATTGCGCGAGCAGACGGCCATTGCAGAAAGGCCCGCTCGGTCAGTGGGGACGTGGACTGCCGCTGGTCGTGACCTCGCCCATGCCAGAGCCGGGTGTGGACGCCCCCCACCAGAAACAACAACAGCAGATACGGGAGGAAAAGCCCCGGCCTGCCCGCGGAACCAAACAGACTGAGCGAGGCTCCAATCTGATAGGAACAGGCGCTGCCAAACGCGATGAGCGAGACACAGGCACGGCGCGAACACGCCCCACAGGCGCGGCTCTGATGCACGGCAACGACATTGCAGCCATAACCCGTAAGCACCGGCATCAGATCCCGGCTGTCGAGCCCGATGCGGCGCAGCCAGGGATCCAGCGCGGAGGCCATGCGGTCCTTCAACCCTGTCTCCTCCACCATCGCCACGCTGATACCGACCAGCAACACCACGGGGAATGCCCAGAGGAAGGAGTACACACCCAGGGTCAGCAAACCATAGCCGCCAGTGAGCGGAGCCTGTAGCCAATGAGGCAGGGACAGCGCCACCGCCAGTGACTGCAAGGGAGCGATCAACTCTCTCTCCACCACCGGCTGCAGCCAGGTGGCTGCCAGCCACGCCAGATACACCGGTCCGGCAAACATACCAACGGCCAGCAGCGCTGCGAGCACGGGGCCGATTGTTGCGTGCTCGAACCAAGTTGCGGCCGGATCCCGCTCCCCCACCAGCCCGCCAGCCGTGACAGGATGCTCCAACAATCTGGCACCGGGCGGGCGGGCTTGCTCGATGGCCACCAGCAGCGCCCGACGTTCCCCGGCTGCCAGTTCGCGGGCATTCACCAGCACCACGGGCACCTGTAGCCTCTGCTGGTAGTGCTCCACCATGGCATGCACCGAAGCAGGAGCCAGATCCCTGAAGGTCACCGCCACGGCACTGCGCCTGCCTCGCAGGTCCAGCTCCCGCAGCAGGGTTTCCATCTCCCGCATGAGGTGGGTTCCCCGCACCACGAGCAGCACGACGTCGGCCCCTTCCGTCTCAGCCAAGGCCACGCGCGTGGTTTCGGCATCTGCCACGGTACGGATGCCGGGCGTATCCACAACCTCGCACGTGCAATCAGGCACGCGACAACGTCGGCAGACCACGGTGGATCCCCGGTAGTTGGCCTCGTCTCCGGCCGCGTGTCCGGTAAGACCGCGGAAGAGAGCACTCTTCCCCGCAGACTCCAGCCCTGCCAGCACGACGGAGGGGGATGCAGGGGCGGCGGAACGGTTCATGAGCCCACCTCCCGGCTCCCGCGTCCCCAGGCTCGAGCCCTGGGCACAGTGCCCGTTTCTGCCACAAAGGCGGCATACCAGCAACGCGCTGTATGCGGCGGCAGCCACCAGTATCGCTTGGGAAGCATCTGATACTCCCGGTACTGAGCGGCACGATGAGAGCTCCCCAGATGGGAGGAAATCCACCCCTCGTACTCGACGAGCCACTTTAGGAGTATGCAGGTGGTGTCGGCCAGCTGGGCCCACTCTGCAGCACCCGATGGCGTCCAGATGCGCGCCGTCTCCACCCGATCCGCCCGCACTGGCAAGACCTCCCCGCAAAGCTGGCAAACCCGCCGCTGCCGCACAAAGATCATTCCCGGTCCAGCTCCCTCTACAGGATACCAGCCCACCAGGTGGCCGTGTAATTCGAGGATCCCACCGTCGAGCTCCCGTTGATAGCGGCTGGTGCCATGCACCCCTTCTTTTGCGATGCGGCGGAACCCATGCTCCACCAGTAGATTTCCCCCAGGGTGCACCACATCCCTGCCCCAGTAGTACATCTGCAGGTACAATCCTGTGGCCACGTCCTTGAGCCGCGGCGGCAGCCCATTGGGCACGCGGCCTGCGTGCCGTGCCAACTCAACCGTCCGATCAGGCTTGTACATGTGCAGGCACCTCCCTACCGTTCAGGGTCTCATACTCCGCGACCTCCGGGGCCTCCCGCCCTGCGGCACCGACAGCACACTGACAGTCCACGCAGCAGGACAAGTCCTCCAGCATGAACCCATGCTCCTGCCAGGGACGCAGCGCAGTCTCCCACGGCAACCCGAGGCGCTGGGCGATGGCTCGCGCCACCACCCCAAATCGCGAGCGGAACTTGTAGATGAAACAGAAGCTGCTGCCACGATGCACCAGCGAGGGGCCGCTGTAGAACAAGCCCGGTGTGAGTGTGCTCTCATCCGCCTCTTCACTGAAGATCAGGCGCCCTTCCGCTTCATGAAACAAGTGGCGCACCGGTTGCAGCGCCCCATGGAAGCCAGTGCAGAGAATCGGCGCCGTCTCCGATTCATACACACCCCCTGCCCGATCATGCACCCGCCACCGGCCTCGCTGACGGGTGACTTCAGAGATGTCTGCGTTCTTGTAGAAGTGGATGCTGCCCGGAGCCTCCAGCAACGCCGCTTTGAGCCGGTCAATGGTATAGGGGCTGAGCGCCACACTGGGGTCCGGGCTGCTCACATGCCACGGTTCACCGCGGGAGAGCACCTTCACATCCCTCCCCAGCCAGGCGAGATTCACCGCCGCATCGATGCCGCTCTCATAGCCGCCGATGATCGTGTGCTCCGCCCCCTGCAGAAGCTTCCAGTCCACCACCTCACCATTGTGGCGGCAGTGGTGGGCACCTTTGATGCCCCCATGGTCCGGCCGGGAAAACTCACCGGCCGCCCAGATCACGTTCCGGGCACGCACCACCCCCTTCTCCGTAATCACATCGAACTCAGCGCCGGTTGACATTATTTCCTTCACCCCCGTTCCGTCCCGGACCGGCAGCGCATAGTGCGTGGCCACTGCCTTGAGATACAGCGCATACTCCCGGCCGGTGGGGTGCTCCCCGTGCAGGAAGTCTGCCGGCGATGTCTTGGGCGTGATCGCATTCAGATCCGGCTGGCGGAAGGGGTTGCTGTGGAAGCTGGGTGTGATGAGCCGCATCTGGCGCGGCCATCTCGCAAAGGACGCCCCCACTTCACACCGGTCGAAGATGGCCATGCGCTGCACGCCGCAGGCCTGGAGCGCCAGGGCACACCCCAGCCCTGCGGGCCCGGCCCCGATCACCGCCACATCCAGACTGGCCTCGGATTCCCCATTCTCAACCGATACGCTTCTCGCCGTCATTAATGCAAATTCATTGCACCTAACGCTTGATGCAAGAGAATTGCAGGAGAAAGTGGACGGCGATAACGAAACGCACTATGATTGCATCTACCGACACCTCCCGACCTGCCTTCGCGATGAGACTGCCCACCCTGATCAGCGTCCTGACCCTCTCCACACTGGCCCATGCTGGCACGCCAGTGGAGAGCCCGTCCCACTCCACCCCCACCAAGCCTGATGTCAATTGGCTCACGGGGGAGGGCGTGAACATTGGGGGATTCCTCTTCCCTCATGTGCACTTCCAGAGCGTGTACGGCGGCACCACGGCGGATGATGTGGACCACCTCGGAGCCGGCCACCATGACCCGCAGCGCGATGGCTGGACCATCCAGGGCTTCGAGTTTGGCACCTCCCTGCGGGCAGGTGAGTATTTGGAGGGCTTCGGCACCTACCACCTCTACTACGACCGCGCCACGGACGACTGGGACGGCGAGTTCGAGGAATGGTTCGGCAAGATCAAGAACCTGCCTGGTGGTCTGGAACTCCGCGGGGGTCGCTATCTGAGCCGCTTCGGCCTGCAGAACCCCGTTCATATGCATGGCTGGGACTTTGTGGACAGCGCACTGGTCAACGGCCGGTTCCTGGGTGATGACGGCCTCTACACCATCGGCGGAGAAGCGAGCTGGACACTTCCCGTTTCCTGGACCTCCGTCCTCAGCGTCAGCGTAGGCGTAGCCCCTGAGCACGAGCATGAACACGAGGGACACGAACATGCCGAGGAGGCCCTTTTCGAGGCAGAAGGCAGCCTGTTCAGCGATACCTTTGTGACCGCCAACTGGACAAACCAGTGGAACTACAATGACTTCCACCAGTTCCGCTACGGTGTCAGCGGTGCCTGGGGGGACAACGAGTTCGGCCGCACCAGCCAGGTCTATGGCATTCATCTTGAGTATCTGTGGCGTCAGAACGGTCTGGAGGCTGGTGGCAGCTACTTCCGCTGGCGTACGGAGGCGATGTACCGCCGCTTCGGGGCCGTGGCAGAGGCTCATGAGCATGAACACGAGCATGAGGAGGAAGAAGGCCACCATGCTGAGGAGGATCATGACCACGATCACGAAGCCCCCGCTCGTCGCACCCTGGATGAGTTCGGCATCTACACCGCCCTCGCCTACGGCTTCGACAGCGGCCTCGAGTTCGGTTTGCGCGGAGATTATGTCCAAGGAATCGCCGCAGCGGGGTTGGATGAACGATTCCGTTTAAGCCCCTCCGTCACTTGGTACCTGAACAAGAACCGCACCCTCTACTTCCGCACCCAGTACAACTATGACCACTCCAGCGACTTTGGTGATGAACACAGTCTGTGGGGACAGGTCGGGTTTAACTGGGGCGGACCCGAAGTGCGTTAAACTTTAATTTTCAATCGTTTATGACACCCCATGGCAGGCTGGAGCATCTCTGGCCTGCTATTTTTGTTCCCGTAAATCGTATCCTTTAATCCCCACCCCCTATCCCGATGAGAATTTCCCTTCGCAGCATGCTTTTCCCCGTCTTGGCGATGCTTTTCGCCGCCCTGCCTTCCCAGGCGGCATTGAAAGTGGCCGCTCTGCACCCTCTGCTGGGTGATCTGGCCCGCCAAGTAGGCGGCGACAAGGTGGAGGTCATTGATCTCCTCAAGCCCGGTTCTGATGCA contains these protein-coding regions:
- a CDS encoding NAD(P)/FAD-dependent oxidoreductase; this translates as MTARSVSVENGESEASLDVAVIGAGPAGLGCALALQACGVQRMAIFDRCEVGASFARWPRQMRLITPSFHSNPFRQPDLNAITPKTSPADFLHGEHPTGREYALYLKAVATHYALPVRDGTGVKEIMSTGAEFDVITEKGVVRARNVIWAAGEFSRPDHGGIKGAHHCRHNGEVVDWKLLQGAEHTIIGGYESGIDAAVNLAWLGRDVKVLSRGEPWHVSSPDPSVALSPYTIDRLKAALLEAPGSIHFYKNADISEVTRQRGRWRVHDRAGGVYESETAPILCTGFHGALQPVRHLFHEAEGRLIFSEEADESTLTPGLFYSGPSLVHRGSSFCFIYKFRSRFGVVARAIAQRLGLPWETALRPWQEHGFMLEDLSCCVDCQCAVGAAGREAPEVAEYETLNGREVPAHVQA
- a CDS encoding class I SAM-dependent methyltransferase, with the protein product MHPHPSSPTPLAEKSTLEEIRNRFDHDVERFSRLETGQQATVDAPLVLELIAKVAGSHLQTGDSLLDLGCGAGNMTLRIMQETGPLHCHLVDLSQPMLTRALDRATAANAASVHPTQADLRTLEFEALQFDAVVAGAVLHHLRDDADWEHVFRQIRRWLKPGGRLYVADLITFDDPTIQRIMWDRYGEHLTGLGGTGYRDKVFAYIDKEDTPRSLPYQLNLCRKAGFTSWEVLHRNGVFACYLAEV
- a CDS encoding nucleoside recognition domain-containing protein; the encoded protein is MNRSAAPASPSVVLAGLESAGKSALFRGLTGHAAGDEANYRGSTVVCRRCRVPDCTCEVVDTPGIRTVADAETTRVALAETEGADVVLLVVRGTHLMREMETLLRELDLRGRRSAVAVTFRDLAPASVHAMVEHYQQRLQVPVVLVNARELAAGERRALLVAIEQARPPGARLLEHPVTAGGLVGERDPAATWFEHATIGPVLAALLAVGMFAGPVYLAWLAATWLQPVVERELIAPLQSLAVALSLPHWLQAPLTGGYGLLTLGVYSFLWAFPVVLLVGISVAMVEETGLKDRMASALDPWLRRIGLDSRDLMPVLTGYGCNVVAVHQSRACGACSRRACVSLIAFGSACSYQIGASLSLFGSAGRPGLFLPYLLLLFLVGGVHTRLWHGRGHDQRQSTSPLTERAFLQWPSARAIFWRVRAILKQFLLQAMPLFLGICVVAAALEQLGVLAHLGQWLAPALRWVGLPVDAAPALVFSIIRKDGMLALNAADGAILHGMSGMQVFIAVWLMSTFSACLVTLWTVGRELGWRTAWQLSWRQMATAVGSAIILANL